A single region of the Rhipicephalus microplus isolate Deutch F79 chromosome 10, USDA_Rmic, whole genome shotgun sequence genome encodes:
- the LOC119181009 gene encoding uncharacterized protein LOC119181009: protein MSGGKAVCVLFSMLLVAAMSQSSEDGTAETSQSSESPVETSASTTGSTTASQQTVDQTTGTSQSPESSDKTTCVTNGSNIVTKVLQGFDKFVAVSTTKSTQRNDSCGAVTKNGKIQCNQTTGAITGSYYFNFTYRSIKLDGPANITAYPEENNIEIRIKNPLPLTLQYRLLENTGDCFILEGISNPLLAGSGRETYQIAFAKPDLPEDQRNECAMKLGKNATVFNNCKENGALKSNR from the exons ATGTCGGGAGGAAAGGCCGTTTGCGTGCTTTTTAGCATGCTTCTGGTGGCAGCAATGAGTCAATCATCTGAGGATGGAACAGCAGAGACCAGTCAGTCTTCTGAGAGTCCAGTTGAGACCAGTGCTAGCACAACTGGGTCAACAACGGCGAGTCAGCAGACTGTAGATCAAACAACCGGGACCAGTCAGTCTCCTGAGTCTTCAGACAAGACCACTTGTGTCACCAACGGCTCTAACATCGTTACGAAA GTTCTGCAAGGGTTCGACAAATTCGTCGCAGTGTCTACAACTAAGAGCACCCAAAGGAATGATTCCTGTGGAGCGGTAACAAAGAACGGGAAAATCCAGTGTAATCAGACTACAGGAGCGATTACGGGATCCTACTATTTTAATTTCACCTATCGTTCCAT aAAGTTGGATGGTCCCGCCAATATTACAGCATATCCCGAGGAAAATAACATTGAAATTC GTATAAAAAACCCACTACCATTGACACTACAATACAGGCTCCTTGAAAACACTGGAGACTGTTTCATCTTGGAGGGCATATCCAATCCAT TACTCGCAGGTTCAGGTAGAGAAACCTACCAGATTGCCTTCGCCAAACCCGATTTGCCTGAAGACCAGAGGAATGAGTGCGCGATGAAACTCGGGAAGAATGCCACGGTCTTCAACAACTGCAAGGAGAATGGGGCTTTAAAATCAAACCGCTGA